The genomic region TCAAAAATAAATGTCTCGGGGAAATACTCGCGGACGCGCGGTTCTTCTCCAGATAAAGGTTTTCTTGAAACGGGCCTCTCTTTATTTTTGGGCGGCATTGCGGAAAACATCATTCCCTCCTGTTCAGAGAAAAGGCGGTCACCCTTTGCTGAATGGGGTTCATGACATTGAGCGCAAATCCCGGAGTTTTTATCCTCAATATATTTCTTAAAAAACGGAGGCACAATATCATCCTTATTACCAAAAACGCCGTCCGGTCCCGCGGAATTTAACGTTAAAAAATAGGAATTCTCTATTATTCCTTCTTCAAATCTTACTTTATATCTCCTGCCCCATGGATCAAGCGTTTCTTCTTGTTTTATTATTTCTTCTTCAACTAGATTATCCATAAAATTTTCAGGGTCAGGATTTCTCTGATATTTTTTGTAATATTCACTTCTATATCTCGTTAATTTATGAAACAATTTACCCATGCTGATAAGAAAGGGATTTTCATAATACTTACCCTTGCTTTTTGTACCGGTCGTATGATTTACCGGGAACGCTTCTTTAGGTTCAAGCGTTGAAAACATCATATTCTCCGCCCGGCCCTGGTAACATTCTCCTCTCGCGATATCTTCAGGCTTAAACTCGTGTATTTCGTAACGGGGTTTTAAAATCTCCTCCTCAAGCGTAAAATAAACCTTTTCCAGCCCCGGTTTGAGTTCCGATACGGCGAATACAGCCTCATCCACAATCGCCAGGCAGATTGACGCGGCCTTCGGGCTGCCGTTCCTGTCAGTTACTGTAAATAAAACCTCTCCATCACTGCCCGGAAGATATTCATTTTTATCCGGCTTTATATCTATTAACAAATCATTAGCGGAATAGACATAACAGAATCTTGTATCACGCGAGATATCACCGTCAGGTGTTATGATATACGCGTGAAGCCAGACCGAACCTGAAATATCAGGCGTAAAATTCAATTTTTGCGCACCCTTTCCGTTATTAATTTCTACTGATTTCGTAAGAATGGTCTGGTTATTCTTTATTATATCAAGGTATACCCTCCCGTTTTTTTTGGTTGAAAGGAACTCCAGTTCTATTTCATCACCCACTCTATAAATCCCCCTTGCCAACTTCATGATAATCTGGTCATGTTCAACATCAAGATCAATTTCTTTTTCTAGTTTTCCTGTTTCTCCCTTTTCATCTTTCACGTTCACGATAATTTTAGTTTTATTATTTTTTGGAACACAAGTAAATTCCGCGATTCCGAAATTATCGGTCTTTGAGATCATATTATAACCGTCTATCTCCATCTCTACCTGCGCGAGGCATGGCATGCCGTCAGGATAGCTGGCAAGGACATAAATACGGTTTTCAAGATTCAGTTTTAATGTTCCGCCCTCCGGGACAATTGAAAGGCCGATTAGTTCTTCCACTATCTTCTTTTTTAACGAAATTTTCTCGCTGTGGTTTGTCTTATCAGTCACTTCAATATCAAGCCTGACAAACGCATCGCCTTTTTCCAGTGGTTCACCGGCAAAATAATCGGGCAGTTTATATATGAAATGATAAATTCCTTTTTCGTCTGTTTTCCCTTCAATAACAGCATCTTTATTAAATCCAATATCAAATTTATAAACCGAGATAACCACTTTTCCATCCGCGACCGGTTTTCCAAAAAAGTATTGGCTGTCAATATCGCCTTCCATTTTCTCTCCGGGAAGATAAAATCCCCTGCCGGTTTTTAATGAAACCTTAAATTTGGGAAGGACATATTTTTCAACTTTCACGGTTTTTTCTGTCTTTTCGCCTTCCAATATCGCGCGTATCGTGTAATTTCCGTAATTTAATTCATCCGCGAGCAAAAACGGCGCGTAAGCGGCGCCAAATCCATCAGTTTTTAATATTTTCTTTAGTACCTTGTTGCCTTTGCTGTCTTCAACTTCAAATGTCAGTTCTTTATTATTTACAGGCAAAAGATCAGGTTTTTTCAGGGAAAGGGCACGGATATGAATTGTTTGCCCTGGCTGATAAATTGGTTTATCCGTGACAAGATATGTCTGATTTCCGCTTTTGAATTTTATTCTGGTATCATATTTATCCCTGCCCAAATTTGAAATTATTTCAAATTTGAGACGCGCTTCAGGAACATCACCCGGAACAATAAAATTAGCACTGCATGACCCTGAAATATCGGTTAAACCGTTAAATATTTCCTTATCCTGCCCATTTGATTCCATAAAAACCTGCACTCGCGCGCCTTCCAAAGGCTCACCTGTCCTTTGATTGACCGCGATTACTCTATATTCGGCGGGGGTCCCTCTGATAAATTCATTCTGGCCGAGAATTTTTACAATCATCCTGTCGCAAAGCTGGTGTAATGAATATATATCTTCTGATTTCGCGGATTTTACTTTTACGCGCAGAAAATCATAATCTTTAACCCCCTTTGCCAGTTTAATTTCAACAGGCAGTGAGAAAATATCTTTGTCCGAATAAACAAAAAGTTCCGTATTTCCTACGACACTGTTTTCTATCAGATTTTCATTTTCCGTCATTCTTCTGACAAAATCCAGGACATCAACCTGAATCCTTCCCTGAACGCCTTTCAAAGGAATATTTAAACGCAATACATCATCCGGCTGAGACATTGCAATTCCAGGAATAAGAACAAAAAGAACCAGGATGGCGATTATTGATAAAAATTTTTTCATTGTCCCCCCTAATTTAATAAATCTTTTTCAAATATTCCAGCCTCTGTTTTGCCTTTTCTCCCCAGTATGTGCCCGGATGTTCATCAATAACGGTTTTATATTCCTTCATGGCCTTTTCAAAATTATTAAGGCCTCCCATGCGGTCCCAATCATAAATCATCGCCAGATAATATTTCGCCTGCGCCGCTGTTTCATTCTTAGGATAATCACGGATTACCTGATTATAGTAATCAGCGGCAGCCTGATAATATTTTAAAAATTCATTTTTTTGTTCTTCACTCATCAATGGAGTGTTTTTATACAGTCTTATAGCTTTAGAGATCTCATTCTGTCCCAGTAAAAGCAGAGTATCATCCACTACTTTCGATTTCGGATAATTAACAATTATTTTTTTAAAGGTTCCTTCAGCTTTTTCCAATTTATCATCCTCGCTTTGTTGTTTCCCTGCGCAATACATCTTTAACGGTTCATTGTCAAAATCCTGGTTATTTTCAAAAAAACGGATATTAAAATCCATATCTGCTTTTTCAATACCGGAAGCTTTATATCTTTTGAACGCAATTACAGCTTTTTTGAAATCATTCATTTTATATCCGTAAATATCTCCTAATTCGGAATTAGCATCATTGGCATATGAACTTTTCGGATATTTTGAGATCAAAGTTTCCAGTGTTTCCGCGGCTTGCTTAAAATTGTTTCCCTCAATCAGTATATTCGCTTTTTTCCTTAACGCGTCGGCGCCGAATTTGCCTTTCGGGAACTTATTAAGCATCTGGTCATAACTGGCAATCGCTTGTTTAGTGTTTCCCATGGCTTCATAAGAATATCCCAGCCAGAACAACGCTTCTTCCACTTGAGCACTCTCAGGATATTTTTTGATAATTTCTTCATATAATTCTGCCGCTTTTGAAAAGTTTCCCTTCATACTGGACTCTTTCGCGTCTTTGATTAAATTCTGGGAAGATATTTCCTGAGCCTGGATCACAGATAGAATATTTACGGCTAATACCGCGATAATTAAACTTTTTAAAATATTTTTAGCCATGGCAAGTCCCTCCTTTCAGATTTGAACAAGATCAGCCAGATAAAAATCCGGCTTGTCCCTGTTCATAATATCAATTAAAACAAACTCAATCTTGTTTAAAAGGTCGTACGTTTTAAAGTCTTTATTCTTTATCGCTTCATTTTTCGCTTTTTGAATGTCAGGCAGGAAATTACCTTTTGTTATCTCTTCTCTTAATTTATCCAGTGAAACAGATTCAGGATTGTTTCTTAAATCCGCGAGTATCACACCCGCCCGGTATTTTAGTTGGCTTTCTGGCGCCAGATACTCTATACGCTTAGCCTGTTTTTCGTTTAAATCATAATATTGAAATCCTTTATTTACCCGTGTAATTCTTATAACCGCAAAAATTAATAAAGCCGCCGCGGGGGCCGCTATATAGGGCCAATATCGCGGGAACCATGACCTTTCCTGCAGGGCTTTATGCGCCTGCCAGTATTTGACAATTTTTTCTTCGTCCATTTCGGGGATTGATATACCGGAGAGATTCACAAGTTTCAAATCCTGTTCCTTTATTTCTCTGAAATATTCACTGCAGTGGGCACATTCTTTTAAATGATCATTTACAGATATTAAATCATTATTACTGATCTCTTTATCAAGGTAAGAGCTTACAAGCGCTCTGGCTTTTCCGCATCTCATGATGTCCTCCTTTTCAGCTTTTCCCAAAGTTTTTTCCTTCCCCGGTTCAGCCTCGACATTACAGTCCCTATTGAACAATCAGCCTGTTCCGCGATTTCCGAGTAATTCAATCCCTCAATTTCACGCAAAGCCAGGACAATCTGATACCTGGGCGGCAGGCTATTCAAAGCCGAAGCAACCTGCTCCGATTCTTTCCTTTGTTCAACTGCCTTTTCAGGAGAATATTTTTCATCCCCGTGCATTTCTTCAATAAATTCAATCTCGTTTTTTCGGCCGCTTCTTTGCTTTAAACAGGTAAAAACTGTATTTATAGCCACTTTATGGAGCCAGGGGTAAAACTCCCTTGATTGATCGAAATGTTTAAGGTTTTTATAGCTTTTCATGAAAACCTCCTGAGCAATATCTTCCGCTTCCTCTTTGTTCCATACAAACCTGTAAGCCAGTATGAATATCCTTTTCTGATAACGCCTTATGATTTCCTCATACGCGTCGATTTCACCATTAAGGACTAATCTTACAACCTGGCTGTCTGTCACGATAATCCGGCTCCTTTTTCTTTTTCCATATATTAATACTTAGCGATTTTGAATTTTATTCCATTTATTTTGATATTTCAGGTATAGTTATAGACAAGACGTTTTGAATTAAAGCATATCTTACTTGACGACTGTCAAAGCACAACACCCCGAAATACAAAAGTGCCTGCAGTTCCACATACAGCGCCGCCTGCCCGAATGTATCTCGGTTATGGCTTCAGCCTGCTCTTTCGCGAGGATACCTTTGTTTTGTAAAGTTTCAAGAAGGGTGGATAGTTTCATCTTTTGTTATTTTCATTAAATAATTTTGTATTATAGTCTGTTTTGCCGAGTTGGAAAACAAAATAAAAGATTCTATTTACAAGACAAGATACTTATCGACAAAATAAAAAGAATAGATATAGAATAGTTAAGAAAATATTTTTTACAAGATCGAATTATTAGGGTATAACAGAAACTATTAATACATGTCTTTGCGGGAAAAATATTGAGTTTGATAAAAAATTAAAGTGGAGTTATTGTTTCGATTTCTTTTAGTTTTCTTATAAGTGATTTATCTGCTGTTATCAAAGCCAGATCTCTAATTTTTGCCGTTGCTGCAATAATAGCATCCGGCACCCTCAATTTTAAATTTTTACGATAATCTACTGTTTTGGCAATAATCTTATCATCAATTGTAATAACATCAATTTCTTCTAAAAATTCAGAAATTTTGTTAATCACATTGCTATCATCTGTTTCAAAACATAATAATTCTATTTTTGTAATAAAAGAAACACTCACATTGTTTTTTGAGTTTTCTATTAATTTTGAAATTTTCTGCTCACCATTAAAAAAATAAATTACAGAATTGGTATCCAATAAGTAACCTGACATATTAACTCCATTCATTCCTTATCTTTTTCTGATACTTTAATCCGTCTACCTTTTTTTTTAAGATACCTCTGTAACGACTTAATTTGTGATTTTTTTCTAAATCTTCAATAATGGTTATAATTAACTTTGCCTTTTTAATAACAGGCATATCTTCTCTATAAATAATTTTACCATTTTCATAATAAGCTTCTATAGTTTTATACATAACTGTCACGCTCCTTTAGTTTTAAGGATTTCTACATTTTAATATTATCATTACTACAAATATTTGTAAAGATATTTTGTCCTACTTTACTCCTATTAATGCATCCCGAAGGAGTTTGCTCTATTCTTCTTTATTTCCTCTAATTTTCCTAAAACATACTCCCGAATTTTTGGATTAGATATTTCATCCACCCATTTTCCCGCTTTTTCAAAACTGAATGATTGCGGGAAATGAAGTTCCGGAAAATGGCCGAATTGTTTTTTCCTCCTGCTGGAAATATATAAACAATCAATAAGCGCCTTCTCCGGTTCCGCGATTAAAAATTTACCGCTGCCCTTAGTTAAATCCCTTAAAAAATGAAGGCGATATCCTATGAAAATAATATGTGCCCAGTTTTGTATGCATTGTTTTTGTGTGCGCCAATGACGCGAGGGTTATAGACTGTGGAATTTGTTCTATAATTCCATGAAGGTGCAGGGCGCTTATAAAAGAAACGTAAACCCTTTGACTGGGCAGTAAAAAAGGTATTGCCATATACGGGCTTAACTTTTCATTCCCGATATCAAGCCCCCAGAGTCCTTTTTTTATTTTTATAATTAATCCTTTTTTTTCAAGATGATTCAATGCCTGCGTGGTATTCGATAAGGTTCCCCCGCAAAAAAAATATATTTCTCTTGTTAGAAACACAGGCCGGTCTATTTTTTTAATTGCTTCAATGGCAGACATTTTAATCATTTTCTATGTCCATATCTTCCGAGACATATATCTCAAAAACTCAATATGAAATATTTCCCTTAATTGCAACGAATTATATGAAATCATAATATGT from bacterium harbors:
- a CDS encoding tetratricopeptide repeat protein; translation: MAKNILKSLIIAVLAVNILSVIQAQEISSQNLIKDAKESSMKGNFSKAAELYEEIIKKYPESAQVEEALFWLGYSYEAMGNTKQAIASYDQMLNKFPKGKFGADALRKKANILIEGNNFKQAAETLETLISKYPKSSYANDANSELGDIYGYKMNDFKKAVIAFKRYKASGIEKADMDFNIRFFENNQDFDNEPLKMYCAGKQQSEDDKLEKAEGTFKKIIVNYPKSKVVDDTLLLLGQNEISKAIRLYKNTPLMSEEQKNEFLKYYQAAADYYNQVIRDYPKNETAAQAKYYLAMIYDWDRMGGLNNFEKAMKEYKTVIDEHPGTYWGEKAKQRLEYLKKIY
- a CDS encoding alpha-2-macroglobulin family protein — its product is MKKFLSIIAILVLFVLIPGIAMSQPDDVLRLNIPLKGVQGRIQVDVLDFVRRMTENENLIENSVVGNTELFVYSDKDIFSLPVEIKLAKGVKDYDFLRVKVKSAKSEDIYSLHQLCDRMIVKILGQNEFIRGTPAEYRVIAVNQRTGEPLEGARVQVFMESNGQDKEIFNGLTDISGSCSANFIVPGDVPEARLKFEIISNLGRDKYDTRIKFKSGNQTYLVTDKPIYQPGQTIHIRALSLKKPDLLPVNNKELTFEVEDSKGNKVLKKILKTDGFGAAYAPFLLADELNYGNYTIRAILEGEKTEKTVKVEKYVLPKFKVSLKTGRGFYLPGEKMEGDIDSQYFFGKPVADGKVVISVYKFDIGFNKDAVIEGKTDEKGIYHFIYKLPDYFAGEPLEKGDAFVRLDIEVTDKTNHSEKISLKKKIVEELIGLSIVPEGGTLKLNLENRIYVLASYPDGMPCLAQVEMEIDGYNMISKTDNFGIAEFTCVPKNNKTKIIVNVKDEKGETGKLEKEIDLDVEHDQIIMKLARGIYRVGDEIELEFLSTKKNGRVYLDIIKNNQTILTKSVEINNGKGAQKLNFTPDISGSVWLHAYIITPDGDISRDTRFCYVYSANDLLIDIKPDKNEYLPGSDGEVLFTVTDRNGSPKAASICLAIVDEAVFAVSELKPGLEKVYFTLEEEILKPRYEIHEFKPEDIARGECYQGRAENMMFSTLEPKEAFPVNHTTGTKSKGKYYENPFLISMGKLFHKLTRYRSEYYKKYQRNPDPENFMDNLVEEEIIKQEETLDPWGRRYKVRFEEGIIENSYFLTLNSAGPDGVFGNKDDIVPPFFKKYIEDKNSGICAQCHEPHSAKGDRLFSEQEGMMFSAMPPKNKERPVSRKPLSGEEPRVREYFPETFIFEPFLVTDAFGKARLPFTMPDSITSFRVTAFASSQKGELGSALSQIKVFQDFFVDIDLPVSLTQGDEISIPVGLYNYLPKEQNIKLVLQPEDWFDIAGESEISKNMNKDEISVVYFPVKVKKVGYHSITVKAYGETRSDSIKRKISILPDGKKFEDIISDRLSGNVFKNIAFPSNAIKDGNNLIFRLYPGIFSQVVEGLDKMLRIPSGCFEQTSSTTYPNILILNYLRQTGQIKPEMEMKAEEYISLGCQRLISFEVKNGGFSWFGDEPANKILTAYGLMEFSDMAKVHEVDERIIERTARWLKGQQNQDGSWIPDKQYLHAEAWGGIQKNEILPTAYILWALCESGQKDGSVLKGLNYLKKNIDNITDPYIMALAANAFAASDPKSEDTFKILNRLIGMAKEESDAIYWESGVSSVTFSKGKGVSVEASGLAAYALVRSGRFSDAATRALTYLIRSKDSGGMWYTTQGTIIALRALVSAASGPAEDVNAEFSVMINGKIAGEIKVDKDNADVMQQVALSENLKAQNTVEIQMKGKGSFLYEINSSYYIPWKDVPVPPVPPFAIKVEYDRTKLSINDMVNVNVLVKLEKPGAAQMVMIDLGIPPGFQVQTPTLDEYVGKKIQKYSLTPRQIIIYVDSISSDKPLEFAYSLKAKYPIKAKVQSSRVYEYYNTDREVIEKPFELEVTK
- a CDS encoding type II toxin-antitoxin system VapC family toxin, which translates into the protein MSGYLLDTNSVIYFFNGEQKISKLIENSKNNVSVSFITKIELLCFETDDSNVINKISEFLEEIDVITIDDKIIAKTVDYRKNLKLRVPDAIIAATAKIRDLALITADKSLIRKLKEIETITPL
- a CDS encoding zf-HC2 domain-containing protein, which encodes MRCGKARALVSSYLDKEISNNDLISVNDHLKECAHCSEYFREIKEQDLKLVNLSGISIPEMDEEKIVKYWQAHKALQERSWFPRYWPYIAAPAAALLIFAVIRITRVNKGFQYYDLNEKQAKRIEYLAPESQLKYRAGVILADLRNNPESVSLDKLREEITKGNFLPDIQKAKNEAIKNKDFKTYDLLNKIEFVLIDIMNRDKPDFYLADLVQI
- a CDS encoding sigma-70 family RNA polymerase sigma factor — protein: MTDSQVVRLVLNGEIDAYEEIIRRYQKRIFILAYRFVWNKEEAEDIAQEVFMKSYKNLKHFDQSREFYPWLHKVAINTVFTCLKQRSGRKNEIEFIEEMHGDEKYSPEKAVEQRKESEQVASALNSLPPRYQIVLALREIEGLNYSEIAEQADCSIGTVMSRLNRGRKKLWEKLKRRTS